A single genomic interval of Bradyrhizobium japonicum USDA 6 harbors:
- a CDS encoding YadA family autotransporter adhesin, with protein sequence MNISVVLRTRVAAFIATVVAAAIMIGAGAPQARAQFVCVDTAASAQGATATGSGGNFACGPTANATGTGSNNSALGVGANASGNVSGNIAVGLANASGNSSVNTAVGDNANASGNSSFNVATGEALANGNSSSNTASGFDALASGDGSKNVATGSSAHAIGDGSANVATGSSANATGNTSNNIASGTNANASGNVSSNVATGLNANASGAGSRNVATGDGANASGASSFNAANGYLSNASGANSGNTASGAGALANGIGSANVAMGLNANASGNGTANTAVGNGSTATGANSSALGNQASATFANSTAIGNGATATRANQQVFGTATNTYTMAGIASAASTAAQSGPTQLVTTDASGNLASTSLAALGLASSGDIAGINNQLAGINAHLTELDGRTSKAINGVAMAFAMSGSPWLMPSEKIAVTANWGTFQNTNALSMSAALRVSEHVQASGGLTYGTNGGGLGGRVGMRVGW encoded by the coding sequence ATGAATATTTCAGTCGTACTCCGGACGCGCGTAGCCGCCTTCATTGCAACCGTCGTCGCTGCCGCGATCATGATCGGCGCCGGCGCGCCGCAAGCCCGCGCCCAGTTCGTGTGCGTCGATACGGCCGCCTCCGCACAAGGTGCGACGGCGACCGGGTCGGGCGGCAATTTTGCCTGCGGACCCACCGCCAATGCGACCGGCACAGGCAGCAACAACAGCGCGCTCGGGGTCGGCGCCAACGCCAGCGGCAATGTCAGCGGCAATATCGCCGTCGGCCTCGCCAATGCCAGCGGCAACAGCAGCGTCAATACCGCGGTCGGGGACAACGCCAATGCCAGCGGCAACAGCAGCTTCAACGTCGCGACAGGCGAAGCTCTCGCCAACGGCAACAGCAGCTCCAACACCGCGAGCGGCTTTGACGCCCTCGCCAGCGGTGACGGCAGCAAGAACGTTGCGACCGGGTCCAGCGCCCATGCCATTGGCGACGGCAGCGCCAATGTTGCGACGGGGTCGAGCGCCAATGCCACCGGCAACACCAGCAACAACATTGCGTCCGGGACCAACGCCAACGCCAGCGGCAATGTCAGCTCCAACGTTGCGACCGGCTTGAACGCCAACGCAAGCGGCGCCGGAAGCCGGAACGTTGCGACTGGCGACGGCGCCAATGCCAGTGGCGCCAGCAGCTTCAACGCGGCGAACGGTTATCTTTCCAACGCGAGTGGCGCCAATTCCGGAAACACCGCGAGCGGGGCTGGCGCCCTGGCAAACGGCATCGGCAGTGCGAACGTTGCGATGGGCTTGAACGCAAACGCGAGCGGAAACGGCACCGCAAATACCGCGGTGGGCAACGGTAGCACCGCCACCGGTGCGAATTCGTCGGCTCTGGGCAATCAGGCGTCGGCGACCTTCGCGAACTCAACTGCGATCGGAAATGGCGCCACCGCGACGCGCGCGAACCAGCAGGTCTTCGGCACCGCGACCAATACCTATACGATGGCCGGCATCGCCTCGGCCGCGAGCACGGCGGCGCAGTCCGGACCGACCCAACTCGTCACCACTGACGCCTCCGGCAATCTCGCCTCGACGTCGCTGGCTGCGCTGGGGCTTGCCAGCTCCGGGGACATCGCCGGCATCAACAATCAGCTCGCAGGCATCAATGCGCATCTCACCGAGCTCGACGGCAGGACCAGCAAGGCGATCAACGGCGTCGCGATGGCCTTCGCGATGTCCGGCTCGCCGTGGCTGATGCCGTCCGAGAAGATCGCGGTGACCGCGAACTGGGGCACGTTCCAGAACACCAACGCGCTGTCCATGAGCGCAGCGCTGCGCGTCAGCGAGCACGTGCAGGCCAGCGGCGGCCTGACCTACGGCACCAATGGCGGCGGATTGGGCGGACGCGTCGGAATGCGCGTCGGCTGGTGA